A section of the Fusarium falciforme chromosome 8, complete sequence genome encodes:
- a CDS encoding Fucose-specific lectin, whose translation MSDKLHHPSDHFKEIPVASLSLKATLVDGTSINLTVFPASTGSSAVTASTTLTDTGFSFEINTSLPIQVLPSRKASSTPQISPSPKAPSSPASLPSDKPPKPTCASSPPGERTRPSKMSTINLPSDVVAIDTSNGSLLFYVAPDRNDSRLSYLESPDAKGGGNYEVQKIFTAADKAKKNKKENIIVSPNNKQVAAVTWNSAEGIQVRVYYVNENEHLREVCKTGDGDWYIGALGFKGNTIKIRPNTSISASVHAYSPSHSSPSHYSLRVFAAEDNQINHRKLPQISVFRYVLNESSESTWQGDHITNDIESY comes from the exons ATGTCCGACAAACTGCATCATCCCAGTGATCACTTCAAAGAGATCCCTGTAGCTTCACTCAGTCTGAAGGCTACTCTTGTCGACGGCACAAGTATCAATCTGACCGTCTTCCCCGCCTCAACAGGATCCTCAGCAGTCACTGCATCGACAACTCTCACTGACACTGGCTTCTCATTCGAAATTAACACCTCGCTTCCAATTCAGGTTCTCCCGTCACGCAAAGCCTCCTCAACCCCCCAAATCTCGCCTTCTCCTAAAGCTCCGTCTTCCCCTGCAAGCCTGCCTTCGGACAAACCTCCGAAGCCAACCTGCGCAAGTTCGCCTCCTGGTGAACGTACAAGACCTAGCAAAATGTCCACCATC AATCTGCCTTCCGACGTTGTCGCCATTGATACTAGCAACGGCAGCCTGCTGTTCTACGTTGCCCCTGACAGGAACGACAGCCGTTTGAGCTACCTCGAGTCCCCTGATGCCAAGGGTGGCGGCAACTATGAGGTCCAGAAAATCTTCACCGCAGCTGACAAGGcgaagaaaaataagaaggAAAACATCATTGTCTCTCCCAACAACAAGCAGGTTGCCGCCGTTACTTGGAACAGTGCCGAAGGTATCCAG GTCCGTGTGTACTACGTGAACGAGAATGAGCATCTCCGGGAGGTTTGCAAAACCGGTGACGGCGATTGGTATATCGGTGCCCTCGGATTCAAGGGCAACACGATCAAGATCCGCCCCAACACGTCCATCTCTGCCTCTGTCCATGCCTACAGCCCCAGCCACTCCAGCCCCAGCCACTACAGCCTGAGGGTCTTCGCTGCTGAGGACAACCAGATCAACCACAGAAAGCTCCCTCAGATCTCCGTTTTCAGGTATGTCCTGAACGAGTCCAGCGAGAGCACTTGGCAAGGCGATCACATCACCAACGATATCGAGAGCTACTAA